A region from the Silene latifolia isolate original U9 population chromosome 7, ASM4854445v1, whole genome shotgun sequence genome encodes:
- the LOC141592464 gene encoding MLO-like protein 4 isoform X1, translating into MVEGRSLATTPTWAVATVIAVMIGTVFLFNNCIELLGKWLDKRKRKPLIAALDKIKEELMVFGVMSLLLGHWSIFVAKICVKTTKFGSRVNPCIPETKIVRHVIISNYSREGLPTSQNSDDHDLNPYCDEGYESFASYESLEQLHRLLFVLGVTHITYSSIAIALAVFKIYSWRVWESEAKSMALQASSDNNPWHPKLRRLCTFVLNHASHPWTQHKILVWLLCFGRQFWSSINKSDYIALRFGFITVHQLPLSYDFLNYMARSMHDEFRDIVGISVPLWIYAIFCVYLDFHGSRAYFFLSFLPAVIIILIGTKLHRIVVKLALETVDSSPYMKTHVFKLRDELFWLRKPKLLLRLIQFTSFQNAFEMAMFIWSLWEISGTSCFMKNPTFMVIRLTFGVISQVWCSYITFPLYVIITQMGSRFKRTVLADGIRRSLHGWKKRVKSKQKRSFSSGLSSSSSMPLIQNYIDNNDNNNSSIGRSFINERRRRLSLEDGHGALSSSHRSSSDDEEYVEESYDSYTSSDEYDEENACVTDDVHYFHIP; encoded by the exons ATGGTTGAAGGACGTTCTTTAGCTACGACTCCTACATGGGCAGTCGCCACCGTTATTGCTGTCATGATTGGCACTGTATTCCTGTTCAACAATTGTATAGAGTTGTTAGGCAAG TGGTTAGATAAGAGGAAAAGAAAACCTCTAATTGCTGCTCTTGACAAGATTAAGGAAG AACTTATGGTATTTGGGGTAATGTCACTTCTATTGGGTCATTGGAGCATTTTTGTGGCCAAAATATGCGTAAAAACAACTAAGTTTGGGAGTCGGGTTAACCCATGTATACCCGAAACAAAGATTGTGCGACACGTCATTATTTCAAATTACTCGAGGGAAGGACTTCCTACATCTCAGAATTCGGATGATCATGATTTAAACCCTTATTGTGATGAG GGTTATGAGTCCTTTGCTTCATATGAAAGCCTTGAGCAACTTCATCGACTGCTTTTTGTGCTAGGGGTTACTCATATCACATATAGCTCTATAGCCATTGCTTTAGCTGTATTTAAG ATCTATAGTTGGAGAGTATGGGAAAGTGAAGCCAAGTCCATGGCCTTACAAGCATCATCAG ACAACAACCCTTGGCATCCGAAGCTGAGACGTTTGTGTACCTTTGTACTTAATCATGCATCACATCCATGGACCCAACACAAGATTCTTGTTTGGCTA CTTTGTTTCGGCCGTCAGTTTTGGAGTTCAATCAACAAATCTGACTACATTGCTCTGCGGTTTGGTTTTATTACG GTCCATCAACTTCCGTTGTCTTATGATTTCTTGAATTACATGGCTAGAAGTATGCATGACGAATTTCGAGATATCGTTGGTATCAG TGTACCCCTCTGGATATATGCAATATTTTGCGTCTACCTTGATTTTCACG GAAGTCGCGCCTATTTTTTCCTTTCATTTCTTCCGGCAGTG ATAATCATCTTGATTGGTACAAAACTACACCGTATAGTGGTAAAGCTCGCACTAGAGACAGTGGATTCAAGCCCATATATGAAAACTCATGTATTTAAACTAAGGGATGAACTATTTTGGCTTCGAAAACCTAAGCTTTTACTTCGGTTAATACAATTTACATCTTTCCAa AATGCATTTGAGATGGCGATGTTCATTTGGTCACTG TGGGAAATTAGcggaacatcttgtttcatgaaGAACCCTACATTCATGGTGATCAGATTAACATTTGG GGTAATTTCTCAAGTATGGTGCAGTTACATCACATTTCCTCTTTATGTTATAATCACACAG ATGGGATCGAGATTTAAGCGAACGGTGTTGGCCGATGGCATCAGACGATCATTACATGGGTGGAAGAAAAGAGTGAAATCGAAGCAAAAAAGGAGCTTTTCTTCGGGCCTTAGTTCTTCATCATCAATGCCTTTGATTCAAAATTATATagacaacaacgataataataatagtagtattgGAAGATCGTTTATAAATGAAAGGAGGAGGAGGTTATCACTAGAAGATGGACATGGAGCGTTATCCTCATCCCATAGATCGAGCTCTGATGATGAGGAATATGTTGAAGAAAGTTATGATAGTTACACCAGTAGTGATGAGTATGATGAGGAAAATGCCTGTGTGACTGATGATGTGCATTATTTTCATATTCCTTGA
- the LOC141592464 gene encoding MLO-like protein 4 isoform X2 translates to MVEGRSLATTPTWAVATVIAVMIGTVFLFNNCIELLGKWLDKRKRKPLIAALDKIKEELMVFGVMSLLLGHWSIFVAKICVKTTKFGSRVNPCIPETKIVRHVIISNYSREGLPTSQNSDDHDLNPYCDEGYESFASYESLEQLHRLLFVLGVTHITYSSIAIALAVFKIYSWRVWESEAKSMALQASSDNNPWHPKLRRLCTFVLNHASHPWTQHKILVWLLCFGRQFWSSINKSDYIALRFGFITVHQLPLSYDFLNYMARSMHDEFRDIVGISVPLWIYAIFCVYLDFHGSRAYFFLSFLPAVIIILIGTKLHRIVVKLALETVDSSPYMKTHVFKLRDELFWLRKPKLLLRLIQFTSFQNAFEMAMFIWSLWEISGTSCFMKNPTFMGNFSSMVQLHHISSLCYNHTGVGLFPYSNIEGEFDDLRYTA, encoded by the exons ATGGTTGAAGGACGTTCTTTAGCTACGACTCCTACATGGGCAGTCGCCACCGTTATTGCTGTCATGATTGGCACTGTATTCCTGTTCAACAATTGTATAGAGTTGTTAGGCAAG TGGTTAGATAAGAGGAAAAGAAAACCTCTAATTGCTGCTCTTGACAAGATTAAGGAAG AACTTATGGTATTTGGGGTAATGTCACTTCTATTGGGTCATTGGAGCATTTTTGTGGCCAAAATATGCGTAAAAACAACTAAGTTTGGGAGTCGGGTTAACCCATGTATACCCGAAACAAAGATTGTGCGACACGTCATTATTTCAAATTACTCGAGGGAAGGACTTCCTACATCTCAGAATTCGGATGATCATGATTTAAACCCTTATTGTGATGAG GGTTATGAGTCCTTTGCTTCATATGAAAGCCTTGAGCAACTTCATCGACTGCTTTTTGTGCTAGGGGTTACTCATATCACATATAGCTCTATAGCCATTGCTTTAGCTGTATTTAAG ATCTATAGTTGGAGAGTATGGGAAAGTGAAGCCAAGTCCATGGCCTTACAAGCATCATCAG ACAACAACCCTTGGCATCCGAAGCTGAGACGTTTGTGTACCTTTGTACTTAATCATGCATCACATCCATGGACCCAACACAAGATTCTTGTTTGGCTA CTTTGTTTCGGCCGTCAGTTTTGGAGTTCAATCAACAAATCTGACTACATTGCTCTGCGGTTTGGTTTTATTACG GTCCATCAACTTCCGTTGTCTTATGATTTCTTGAATTACATGGCTAGAAGTATGCATGACGAATTTCGAGATATCGTTGGTATCAG TGTACCCCTCTGGATATATGCAATATTTTGCGTCTACCTTGATTTTCACG GAAGTCGCGCCTATTTTTTCCTTTCATTTCTTCCGGCAGTG ATAATCATCTTGATTGGTACAAAACTACACCGTATAGTGGTAAAGCTCGCACTAGAGACAGTGGATTCAAGCCCATATATGAAAACTCATGTATTTAAACTAAGGGATGAACTATTTTGGCTTCGAAAACCTAAGCTTTTACTTCGGTTAATACAATTTACATCTTTCCAa AATGCATTTGAGATGGCGATGTTCATTTGGTCACTG TGGGAAATTAGcggaacatcttgtttcatgaaGAACCCTACATTCATG GGTAATTTCTCAAGTATGGTGCAGTTACATCACATTTCCTCTTTATGTTATAATCACACAGGTGTAGGGCTTTTCCCTTATTCCAACATAGAAGGGGAATTCGATGACCTTCGATATACTGCTTAA
- the LOC141592464 gene encoding MLO-like protein 4 isoform X3, with amino-acid sequence MVEGRSLATTPTWAVATVIAVMIGTVFLFNNCIELLGKWLDKRKRKPLIAALDKIKEELMVFGVMSLLLGHWSIFVAKICVKTTKFGSRVNPCIPETKIVRHVIISNYSREGLPTSQNSDDHDLNPYCDEGYESFASYESLEQLHRLLFVLGVTHITYSSIAIALAVFKIYSWRVWESEAKSMALQASSDNNPWHPKLRRLCTFVLNHASHPWTQHKILVWLLCFGRQFWSSINKSDYIALRFGFITVHQLPLSYDFLNYMARSMHDEFRDIVGISVPLWIYAIFCVYLDFHGSRAYFFLSFLPAVIIILIGTKLHRIVVKLALETVDSSPYMKTHVFKLRDELFWLRKPKLLLRLIQFTSFQNAFEMAMFIWSLWEISGTSCFMKNPTFMGNFSSMVQLHHISSLCYNHTDGIEI; translated from the exons ATGGTTGAAGGACGTTCTTTAGCTACGACTCCTACATGGGCAGTCGCCACCGTTATTGCTGTCATGATTGGCACTGTATTCCTGTTCAACAATTGTATAGAGTTGTTAGGCAAG TGGTTAGATAAGAGGAAAAGAAAACCTCTAATTGCTGCTCTTGACAAGATTAAGGAAG AACTTATGGTATTTGGGGTAATGTCACTTCTATTGGGTCATTGGAGCATTTTTGTGGCCAAAATATGCGTAAAAACAACTAAGTTTGGGAGTCGGGTTAACCCATGTATACCCGAAACAAAGATTGTGCGACACGTCATTATTTCAAATTACTCGAGGGAAGGACTTCCTACATCTCAGAATTCGGATGATCATGATTTAAACCCTTATTGTGATGAG GGTTATGAGTCCTTTGCTTCATATGAAAGCCTTGAGCAACTTCATCGACTGCTTTTTGTGCTAGGGGTTACTCATATCACATATAGCTCTATAGCCATTGCTTTAGCTGTATTTAAG ATCTATAGTTGGAGAGTATGGGAAAGTGAAGCCAAGTCCATGGCCTTACAAGCATCATCAG ACAACAACCCTTGGCATCCGAAGCTGAGACGTTTGTGTACCTTTGTACTTAATCATGCATCACATCCATGGACCCAACACAAGATTCTTGTTTGGCTA CTTTGTTTCGGCCGTCAGTTTTGGAGTTCAATCAACAAATCTGACTACATTGCTCTGCGGTTTGGTTTTATTACG GTCCATCAACTTCCGTTGTCTTATGATTTCTTGAATTACATGGCTAGAAGTATGCATGACGAATTTCGAGATATCGTTGGTATCAG TGTACCCCTCTGGATATATGCAATATTTTGCGTCTACCTTGATTTTCACG GAAGTCGCGCCTATTTTTTCCTTTCATTTCTTCCGGCAGTG ATAATCATCTTGATTGGTACAAAACTACACCGTATAGTGGTAAAGCTCGCACTAGAGACAGTGGATTCAAGCCCATATATGAAAACTCATGTATTTAAACTAAGGGATGAACTATTTTGGCTTCGAAAACCTAAGCTTTTACTTCGGTTAATACAATTTACATCTTTCCAa AATGCATTTGAGATGGCGATGTTCATTTGGTCACTG TGGGAAATTAGcggaacatcttgtttcatgaaGAACCCTACATTCATG GGTAATTTCTCAAGTATGGTGCAGTTACATCACATTTCCTCTTTATGTTATAATCACACAG ATGGGATCGAGATTTAA